In Pyrus communis chromosome 1, drPyrComm1.1, whole genome shotgun sequence, the following are encoded in one genomic region:
- the LOC137736245 gene encoding putative clathrin assembly protein At5g35200, translating into MSGGTQKSIRKALGALKDTTTVSLAKVNSDYKELDIAIVKATNHVERPAKEKYIRAIFAAVSATRPRADVAYCIHALARRLAKTHNWAVALKTLVVIHRALREVDPTFHEELMNYGRSRSHMLNLAHFKDDSSPNAWDYSTWIRTYALFLEERLECFRVLKYDVEMDRPRTKDLDTAELLEHLPALQQLLFRVLGCQPQGAAVQNFVVQLALSMVASESIKIYQAISDGTVNLVDKFFEMQRHDAMRALDIYRRAGQQAERLSEFYEVCKSLDIGRGERFIKIEQPPASFLQAMEEYVKEAPRISTVRKDQVVAPKEILAIEYKKAPEEEARPPSPPPPEPVKVEPVKVEAPVAEQPDLLGLNDPVPNTKELDDKNALALAIVPVSDQPTSTAPTLANGATGWELALVTAPSSNESAVASSKLAGGLDLLTLDSLYDDAIRRSNQNVSHNPWEPAPMTGAMMQQPVHDPFYASNRMAAPHSVQMAAMENQQQAFMLQQQQQQMMMMGQQQQMSSNPFGTPHGAPTHPYGPGVPVQAYNPYTGLL; encoded by the exons ATGTCAGGAGGTACACAGAAGAGCATCAGGAAAGCTCTTGGAGCCCTCAAGGACACCACCACAGTTTCGTTGGCTAAAGTCAATAGTGATTACAAG GAGTTGGACATTGCCATAGTCAAAGCTACGAATCACGTTGAGCGTCCAGCTAAGGAAAAATACATTAGAG CCATTTTTGCTGCTGTTTCTGCTACAAGACCTCGTGCTGATGTCGCATATTGCATCCACGCTCTTGCAAGGAGATTAGCAAAGACACATAACTGGGCG GTTGCATTGAAAACTTTAGTTGTTATTCATCGTGCTTTGAGGGAAGTGGACCCCACATTTCACGAAGAACTCATGAATTATGGTAGAAGTCGAAGCCATATGCTTAACTTAGCTCATTTCAAAGACGATTCCAGTCCAAATG CATGGGATTATTCTACCTGGATCCGTACTTATGCCTTGTTCTTGGAGGAGAGACTGGAATGCTTTCGTGTGTTGAAATATGACGTTGAGATGGATCGCCCA AGGACCAAAGATCTGGATACTGCCGAATTGCTTGAGCATTTGCCTGCCCTACAACAGCTTCTCTTTCGTGTACTTGGTTGCCAG CCGCAAGGGGCAGCAGTCCAGAATTTTGTGGTTCAGTTAGCACTTTCAATG GTTGCTTCTGAAAGCATCAAGATTTATCAAGCTATAAGTGATGGAACAGTCAATTTGGTTGACAAG TTCTTTGAGATGCAACGCCATGACGCTATGAGGGCCCTGGATATATATCGGAGGGCAGGGCAGCAG GCAGAGAGACTGTCAGAGTTTTATGAAGTATGTAAAAGTCTTGATATTGGGCGCGGAGAAAGGTTTATTAAGATTGAGCAG CCTCCTGCATCGTTTTTACAAGCCATGGAAGAGTATGTGAAAGAAGCTCCCCGGATCTCAACAGTTCGCAAGGATCAG GTGGTTGCCCCCAAAGAAATCTTGGCTATAGAGTACAAAAAGGCCCCAGAGGAGGAGGCGCGTCCACCTTCACCACCTCCACCTGAACCAGTGAAAGTTGAACCAGTGAAAGTGGAAGCGCCTGTAGCTGAACAGCCTGATTTGCTG GGTTTGAATGATCCTGTTCCAAATACCAAAGAGTTAGATGACAAGAATGCACTGGCCTTAGCGATTGTTCCAGTTT CAGACCAACCAACTTCCACGGCTCCAACTCTAGCAAATGGAGCTACAGGTTGGGAATTGGCACTTGTTACAGCACCAAGCTCAAATGAGAGTGCTGTGGCTTCTAGCAAACTG GCGGGAGGGTTAGACTTGCTTACACTAGACAGCCTATATGACGATGCAATCAGACGAAGCAATCAGAATGTGAGCCACAACCCATGGGAGCCTGCTCCAATGACTGGTGCCATGATGCAACAACCAGTTCATGACCCCTTTTATGCATCCAACAGAATGGCTGCACCGCATTCTGTGCAGATGGCAGCAATGGAAAACCAGCAGCAGGCCTTCATGTTGCAGCAACAGCAACagcagatgatgatgatgggcCAACAACAGCAGATGTCTTCGAATCCTTTCGGAACTCCTCATGGAGCCCCCACCCACCCCTATGGCCCCGGCGTCCCTGTCCAAGCATACAACCCATATACAGGCCTTTTATAA
- the LOC137731746 gene encoding 36.4 kDa proline-rich protein-like yields MAESSKLHALFLICLLFISSASPILGCGYCGKPKHKPIKPPKGPIVVPPIHAKPPIVKPPVTIPPIVKPPVTNPPSPGTPCPPPPGKPSPASKGTCPIDTLKLGACVDLLGGLVHIGLGDPAVNECCPVLQGLAELEAAVCLCTTLKIKLLNLNIFVPLALQLLVTCGKSPPPGYTCSL; encoded by the coding sequence ATGGCGGAATCCAGCAAGCTCCATGCTCTCTTCCTCATTTGCTTGCTCTTCATTTCCTCAGCCTCTCCAATCCTCGGTTGTGGCTATTGCGGCAAGCCAAAGCACAAGCCTATTAAACCTCCCAAAGGCCCCATAGTCGTTCCACCCATTCATGCCAAGCCTCCCATCGTAAAACCACCAGTCACAATACCGCCCATTGTCAAACCACCAGTTACGAATCCACCAAGTCCAGGGACACCATGCCCTCCACCTCCAGGGAAACCTAGTCCGGCTTCCAAGGGCACATGCCCCATTGACACATTGAAACTGGGTGCTTGTGTGGATCTTCTGGGCGGGTTGGTCCACATTGGGCTGGGTGACCCGGCAGTGAACGAGTGCTGCCCGGTGCTGCAAGGGCTTGCTGAACTTGAAGCTGCAGTGTGCCTTTGCACAACTCTGAAAATCAAGCTTCTTAACCTCAACATCTTTGTCCCACTGGCTCTCCAGCTCCTTGTCACTTGTGGCAAGAGTCCTCCTCCTGGTTACACTTGCTCTCTCTAG
- the LOC137738240 gene encoding uncharacterized protein yields MAGTTNAEEATVNLPLPDCGTPIPSGDHTVWADVSPLLDAACKDLQDGMLIHGDNFNLFAAMSALEIMDPKMDSGMVCKYYSVDEAIEDGAAPVPTSFDKTVDVQRTIDIMDHLLACEATWHKGHSLAQTVFSCIYLLRLDRTSSHALLNSYCRVIRATCKAVISVVLDARTHEEEDLFTMTYGLPLNGDGDEKCLSMLHAVEETISRQLRACKAPSSKTRVLEDLVSLQNNSELEEGYCKALLCRLRFRKHFYHVLTSMKRPQGRGLELARKHIASCISELEYTLSSSEFLRSSTFGSHEDNLEDKTTASGCEPIGFDASLNCRLSAPTPPRAIKILSWKKAVEYFIKLLRDLDVICSYPLDPSLESVLHFVVEFQKSQPDLVARAHLQRLLVQDGKLYGRDPVFAVIIRAAALPESTRSHDIQKQESIIQLGQLVINLLKVLCTNGAWQRRKLGKILQDWRVVFVQIEMAFRKEFGVNAKISNDQNVSMKLFQHILLWVEKQTYWIASRFLILGFELELYSLSEYCMVYWYIYVVLIKLAEKTNIKTVVCNDSGKRKGKKKRDSVKDVARDYRIPPAVLFLQCQICLAEGLTMMLAALKNDRMLVQSRSPFNTEHERFIQQFELLQRACIPDHVSFSLFVESTTQARLSNLVMNDYFKDAQRIAKEIKSSFSNDPEKLAELRRLEQVAEHNSIALNVISRAGAQDPSLKVSFEFNHHPCFATAVVRRS; encoded by the exons ATGGCCGGGACGACGAATGCAGAGGAAGCTACCGTGAACCTCCCCTTACCCGACTGCGGCACCCCCATTCCTTCCGGCGATCACACCGTCTGGGCCGACGTCTCTCCCCTCCTCGACGCCGCCTGTAAAG ATCTTCAAGATGGTATGCTCATTCACGGAgataatttcaatctttttgctGCGATGTCTGCCTTAGAG ATAATGGACCCAAAGATGGATTCTGGTATGGTATGTAAATATTACTCTGTTGATGAAGCTATTGAGGATGGTGCTGCTCCTGTTCCTACTAGCTTTGATAAAACGGTTGATGTTCAACGTACTATTGATATCATGGATCATCTTCTAGCCTGTGAG gcaacatggcacaagggtcaTTCATTAGCACAAACTGTCTTCTCGTGCATCTATCTTCTCAGGCTTGATAGGACATCTTCACATGCCTTACTGAATTCTTATTGCAGAGTCATACGAGCAACCTGCAAGGCGGTCATTTCAGTTGTCTTAGATGCACGCACTCATGAA GAAGAAGACCTTTTTACAATGACATATGGTCTTCCTTTGAATGGGGATGGAGATGAAAAGTGCTTGTCAATGCTACATGCTGTTGAAGAAACAATTTCCCGCCAATTACGTGCCTGTAAAGCACCATCATCAAAAACCAGAGTGTTAGAAG ACTTGGTGTCACTACAAAATAATTCTGAATTGGAGGAAGGTTACTGCAAGGCTTTGTTATGCCGCTTACGCTTTCGTAAG cATTTTTACCATGTTCTTACATCTATGAAGCGGCCTCAAGGGAGAGGATTGGAGTTAGCCAGAAAACATATAGCCTCCTGCATATCTGAATTAGAATATACTCTTAGCTCTTCAGAGTTCCTTAGATCAAGTACTTTTGGAAGTCATGAAGACAACTTAGAAGATAAAACTACGGCTTCTGGCTGTGAACCAATTGGCTTTGATGCTAGTTTAAACTGTAGATTATCTGCCCCTACACCACCACGTGCAATAAAAATTCTGAGTTGGAAAAAG GCTgttgaatattttattaaactTCTTCGTGATCTTGATGTTATATGTTCCTACCCATTAGACCCATCATTAGAAAGTGTTTTGCACTTTGTggttgagtttcaaaaatctcaGCCAGATTTAGTAGCAAGAGCTCATCTTCAG CGTCTGCTGGTTCAAGACGGGAAACTCTATGGTAGGGATCCTGTCTTTGCTGTTATTATTCGAGCTGCAGCATTACCAGAGAGTACAAGGAGCCATGATATTCAGAAACAGGAATCTATTATTCAACTGGGACAG CTAGTAATCAATTTGCTAAAAGTTTTATGCACAAATGGTGCATGGCAACGGCGTAAGCTTGGAAAGATTTTACAAGATTGGCGCGTTGTTTTTGTACAG ATAGAGATGGCCTTCAGAAAGGAGTTTGGAGTAAACgcaaaaatttcaaatgatcAG AATGTCAGCATGAAATTATTCCAACACATCCTTCTTTGGGTGGAAAAGCAAACATACTGGATAGCTTCGCGATTTCTCATTTTAGGTTTTGAATTGGAGCTTTATTCGCTCAGTGAATATTGCATGGTATATTGGTATATCTATGTTGTCCTGATCAAACTTGCAGAGAAAACAAATATTAAGACGGTGGTTTGCAATGACAGTG GTAAACggaaaggaaagaagaaaagggattCTGTTAAAGATGTGGCACGAGATTATCGGATTCCACCTGCAGTCTTGTTTCTTCAGTGCCAAATATGTCTTGCTGAAGGACTTACAATG ATGCTTGCTGCTTTGAAGAATGACCGCATGCTTGTACAAAGTCGAAGCCCTTTTAATACTGAGCATGAG AGGTTTATTCAGCAGTTTGAGCTCCTACAGAGAGCTTGCATTCCTGACCATGTCTCGTTCTCCCTGTTCGTGGAATCTACAACCCAAGCTCGTTTATCA AACCTAGTAATGAATGATTACTTTAAGGATGCTCAGAGGATTGCAAAGGAGATCAAGAGTAGTTTTTCAAACGACCCAGAAAAATTGGCCGAACTACGAAGGCTAGAGCAAGTAGCTGAGCACAATAGCATTGCCTTAAACGTGATTAGCCGAGCCGGAGCCCAAGACCCCTCACTCAAGGTTTCTTTCGAGTTCAACCACCATCCGTGCTTTGCAACGGCTGTTGTTAGGCGATCGTGA
- the LOC137736234 gene encoding uncharacterized protein: MSWLFSSPRQPDDDPRDVEQPNQPQNDLSFLRQTLGRQIRGVATFLAPPPSPPSPPSNNDVPSSNSLSQSQALLGIRNDLVEIGGSFKTGLSLLSTNSNKAVTEISKFASSLLQLQNEALEEGGDADDDGDVGGGQVPGITDEVLGFVAKISVMADCWIDFPMTLDHDFSMSDAQKEHASAVEQLVPGFADLRVQLCSSMSEEQFWMIYFLLLLPRLNEHDFELLSTPKIVEARDVLLHKLQNKRNTQENAPEKSILVSPKRHIQDGKTRGEEVSSQEKEALTEIVNMAERLKTDDEEGTEQWSEGASISSGTLVDGQRKHEPEDDISFSDLEDDENDLSSRQSGLRQGPDARACSPNGSNDWVRLNRSSETEGGQKKAGRSKGKDSEGEDSSDWFAVDEYD, encoded by the exons ATGTCTTGGCTCTTCAGCTCTCCCCGCCAACCCGACGACGACCCGCGTGATGTAGAACAACCCAACCAACCGCAAAACGACCTGTCGTTTCTCCGCCAAACCCTCGGCCGCCAAATCCGCGGCGTCGCCACCTTCCTCGCTCCACCTCCATCACCGCCATCACCGCCATCAAACAACGACGTTCCCTCGTCCAATTCTCTATCGCAATCGCAGGCGCTTTTGGGAATCCGGAATGATCTGGTGGAGATCGGCGGGAGCTTCAAGACTGGCCTCTCCCTGCTCTCTACGAACAGCAACAAAGCCGTAACCGAGATCTCCAAGTTCGCATCGAGCTTGCTGCAGCTTCAGAACGAAGCTTTAGAAGAAGGCGGAGACGCTGATGACGACGGCGATGTTGGCGGCGGTCAAGTGCCGGGGATCACGGATGAAGTTCTCGGTTTCGTCGCCAAGATTTCGGTGATGGCGGACTGCTGGATCGACTTTCCTATGACGCTCGATCATG ATTTCAGCATGTCGGATGCTCAGAAAGAGCATGCGTCTGCTGTTGAACAATTGGTTCCGGGATTTGCAGATTTAAGAGTCCAGCTTTGCAGTTCCATGAGTGAGGAGCAGTTTTGGATGATCTATTTCTTGTTGCTGCTTCCAAGACTAAATGAACATGATTTTGAGCTTCTATCAACCCCCAAG ATTGTTGAAGCAAGAGACGTACTTCTGCACAAACTTCAAAACAAGAGGAACACACAGGAGAATGCCCCAGAGAAGTCAATTCTCGTTTCACCTAAAAGGCACATCCAGGATGGGAAGACACGAGGGGAGGAAGTCTCATCTCAAGAGAAGGAAGCCTTGACTGAGATAGTTAACATGGCAGAAAGGTTAAAGACTGATGACGAAGAGGGCACTGAGCAGTGGTCTGAAGGGGCAAGTATTAGTTCTGGCACTTTAGTGGATGGCCAAAGAAAACATGAACCTGAAGACGATATCTCATTCAGCGATTTAGAGGACGATGAGAATGACCTTTCTAGCAGACAGTCAGGACTAAGGCAAGGACCGGATGCCAGGGCATGTTCACCTAATGGATCAAATGACTGGGTTCGGCTGAACCGAAGCTCGGAAACTGAGGGTGGCCAGAAAAAGGCTGGTCGGTCAAAAGGGAAAGATTCAGAAGGTGAGGATTCAAGTGACTGGTTTGCGGTAGATGAATATGATTAG